In the Candidatus Mycosynbacter amalyticus genome, one interval contains:
- a CDS encoding aminotransferase class IV, which produces MAHIYPYTYFGNQLVSHADAKLSVASSAVLYGLSVYTVFHVTVHNGRYLAFRLEDHYRRLVHSCNIIGIDTFSEDWPYEAFRSAMTKLLHKNIPTGNVFVRASFHIDTELPGTRSRGLAAVLSAFVYDADPILPTDNIKLGVSSWRRTPDISIPARAKVNGGYVNSVLARQAALDQGYDDAIFLDENGHVTELSAANIFIVRDGTLITPGQSADILEGINRRTIIELATQEGISTQERPLDRTELYIANEIFVTGTSAFIAQVESVDGRPIGPAHPITDRLRPLYQSALTNPDSVYLDELL; this is translated from the coding sequence TTGGCTCATATTTATCCATATACCTATTTTGGCAACCAACTTGTTAGCCACGCAGACGCCAAACTGTCCGTTGCCAGCTCTGCCGTTCTCTATGGACTCAGTGTGTACACTGTATTTCATGTTACCGTACATAACGGCCGATACCTCGCATTTCGCCTTGAAGATCACTACAGACGCCTTGTACACTCGTGCAATATTATCGGCATCGACACATTTAGTGAAGACTGGCCATACGAAGCGTTTCGAAGTGCCATGACTAAGCTACTACACAAAAACATCCCTACCGGAAACGTCTTCGTGCGTGCGTCATTTCATATCGATACCGAGCTGCCCGGCACTCGCTCACGCGGACTCGCGGCAGTCTTGAGTGCATTCGTTTACGATGCTGACCCTATTTTGCCGACCGACAACATAAAACTCGGCGTGAGTTCATGGCGCAGAACACCAGACATCTCTATCCCCGCTCGTGCAAAGGTAAACGGAGGATATGTAAACTCGGTACTCGCTCGTCAAGCTGCGCTAGACCAGGGATATGATGACGCAATTTTTCTCGACGAGAACGGGCATGTTACCGAACTCAGCGCCGCAAATATCTTTATCGTCCGAGACGGCACTCTCATCACACCTGGACAAAGTGCTGATATACTCGAGGGTATCAACCGCCGCACGATTATCGAACTAGCTACGCAGGAAGGTATTAGTACGCAAGAGCGTCCCCTCGACAGAACCGAGTTATATATCGCCAACGAAATATTCGTAACAGGCACCAGTGCGTTTATCGCCCAGGTCGAGTCGGTCGATGGACGGCCCATCGGTCCCGCACACCCCATTACCGACAGACTACGTCCGCTCTACCAGTCCGCTCTGACCAACCCCGACAGTGTCTATCTGGATGAATTATTGTAG
- a CDS encoding MFS transporter, translating into MIQSVIHRLLLRRHFWRYATFSEVAELYAARLLRMTANSLVSVFVAVFLFKSGYSLVYIATFYSLYFAFKLFVSTPAALLTARIGPKHGMLVANLLAIPSLVALPLLPHIGEWALVIFTICQGTSISLYGICHLVDFSKVKHIDHAGKEISFMNIMDKIAAGVSPLIGGVIAWLASPELTMWLAAGLFLVAALPLLRTAEPVRVGQKLSFRGFPWRETWRSLVANVGVGLDNTTSIVLWPLFLTVVVFASSGSSVYAQIGGLATVTLFVGFIASQMYGVLIDRRRGGELLRYATIANSFTHAIRPFIYTPVSAALANVINETATTGYTMAFIRGMFDLADRSGHRIAYLLLIEMTLNLGSMFISLILLGFLLVLQAQAALSAAFFAAAALTLFISFANFPLYRRSK; encoded by the coding sequence ATGATTCAATCTGTTATCCACCGTCTACTGCTGCGTCGGCATTTCTGGCGTTATGCGACATTTAGTGAAGTGGCGGAGCTATATGCGGCGCGTTTGCTGCGTATGACTGCGAATTCACTGGTGTCTGTCTTCGTGGCAGTGTTTCTGTTTAAAAGCGGCTATTCCCTGGTATATATTGCGACGTTCTATTCGCTGTATTTTGCTTTCAAACTCTTTGTCTCTACGCCGGCGGCACTGTTAACGGCACGTATTGGTCCCAAGCACGGCATGCTAGTAGCAAATCTCCTAGCGATTCCCTCACTAGTAGCGCTGCCGTTGCTGCCTCACATCGGTGAGTGGGCGCTTGTGATTTTCACGATCTGCCAGGGTACATCGATCAGCCTATATGGCATCTGCCATCTGGTCGACTTCTCAAAAGTGAAACATATCGACCACGCAGGAAAAGAAATCAGCTTCATGAACATTATGGACAAAATCGCAGCCGGCGTAAGCCCGCTCATCGGTGGGGTGATCGCCTGGCTGGCATCACCAGAGTTGACTATGTGGCTAGCTGCGGGACTTTTCTTGGTGGCGGCACTTCCACTCCTGCGTACTGCTGAGCCAGTTCGCGTGGGTCAGAAATTGTCATTTCGAGGTTTTCCGTGGCGCGAGACATGGCGCAGCTTGGTGGCAAATGTAGGCGTGGGGCTCGACAATACCACCTCTATCGTGCTGTGGCCGTTGTTTCTCACTGTTGTGGTGTTTGCAAGCTCCGGATCCTCGGTATATGCACAGATCGGTGGTCTCGCTACTGTGACGCTGTTTGTCGGCTTCATCGCATCGCAGATGTACGGCGTGCTGATCGACAGGCGGCGTGGCGGTGAGTTGCTGCGCTATGCGACAATTGCTAATTCATTTACACATGCTATCAGGCCCTTCATCTACACACCTGTTTCGGCGGCGCTTGCCAATGTGATTAATGAAACAGCAACGACAGGGTATACCATGGCGTTTATTCGCGGTATGTTCGATCTTGCAGATCGTTCGGGGCATCGCATCGCCTACTTACTGTTAATCGAGATGACGCTTAATCTTGGATCCATGTTTATATCACTTATATTACTCGGTTTCCTGTTGGTGCTGCAGGCACAAGCGGCACTTAGCGCCGCATTTTTTGCAGCGGCCGCGCTCACACTATTTATCTCGTTTGCCAATTTCCCTCTCTATCGACGTAGCAAGTAG
- a CDS encoding Mur ligase domain-containing protein: MHIYFSGIGGVGLGPLAQMALDAGHKVVGSDMAAGLTTDELGALGIQVRVGKQDGTFLRHTHEATPIDLFVYTAALPVDHPELIAARELGIRSVKRDGLLRQLIQDSDQKLIAVAGTHGKTTTTGMLVWVFRELGIPVSYSVGSQLSFGPSGHFDPSAQYFIYECDEFDRNFLQFHPAISVIVSVDYDHPDTYPTETEYKSAFRQFIRQSKASILWQTDADYIDTRDPVAWCLQKDEVLPIKLAGEHNRRNATLVMKAFERMGVGENKELRDVINHFPGTIRRFERLADNLYSDYGHHPTEIAATLQMARELCDHVVLIYQPHQNIRQHEIHDQYVDEIFKDADDIYWLPTYLSREDPALEILTPKQLTAQLAPTKLHLAEFDETLWSEITRHRNAGHLVLCMGAGSIDGWVRAKLES, translated from the coding sequence ATGCATATTTATTTCTCTGGCATAGGTGGTGTAGGACTTGGTCCACTGGCGCAGATGGCACTCGATGCAGGCCACAAAGTCGTTGGCTCAGATATGGCCGCTGGTCTCACTACCGATGAGCTCGGTGCGCTTGGTATCCAGGTACGTGTTGGTAAGCAAGACGGTACGTTTTTACGTCACACACACGAAGCAACCCCTATCGATCTTTTTGTCTACACTGCAGCGCTACCCGTAGATCACCCAGAGCTCATCGCAGCACGCGAACTCGGTATCCGTAGCGTTAAACGCGACGGACTTCTCCGGCAACTCATCCAAGACAGTGATCAGAAGCTTATAGCCGTCGCAGGCACCCATGGCAAAACCACTACTACTGGCATGCTCGTGTGGGTGTTTCGCGAGCTTGGCATTCCAGTGAGCTACAGCGTTGGCAGTCAACTCAGTTTCGGTCCAAGCGGTCATTTCGACCCTAGCGCTCAGTATTTCATCTACGAGTGCGACGAGTTTGATCGCAATTTCCTGCAGTTTCATCCCGCCATCAGTGTCATCGTGTCGGTCGATTATGACCACCCAGACACGTATCCCACCGAAACTGAATACAAGTCAGCGTTTCGCCAGTTTATCCGCCAATCAAAAGCAAGCATACTATGGCAAACTGATGCGGATTATATCGATACTCGCGACCCAGTTGCTTGGTGTTTACAGAAAGATGAAGTTTTGCCTATCAAACTCGCGGGCGAACATAATCGTCGTAATGCGACGCTGGTTATGAAGGCTTTCGAGCGTATGGGTGTAGGTGAGAACAAAGAGTTGCGCGACGTTATCAATCATTTCCCGGGCACTATCCGCCGCTTCGAACGCCTAGCGGACAACTTGTATAGTGATTACGGCCACCATCCTACAGAAATTGCCGCAACCTTGCAGATGGCGCGTGAACTCTGTGACCATGTCGTACTCATCTACCAACCGCACCAAAACATCCGCCAACACGAAATACACGATCAATACGTAGATGAAATTTTTAAAGACGCCGATGATATCTACTGGCTCCCCACTTATCTCTCTCGTGAAGACCCAGCACTAGAGATTCTCACACCCAAACAGCTCACCGCACAACTTGCGCCCACTAAACTACACCTGGCTGAATTCGACGAGACACTCTGGAGCGAAATCACCCGTCACCGCAATGCCGGCCACTTAGTGCTCTGCATGGGCGCCGGTTCGATCGATGGATGGGTGCGCGCGAAACTTGAATCATGA
- a CDS encoding nucleoside 2-deoxyribosyltransferase, which translates to MIYDSDVMIAEVTNPSLGVGYELAYAEKLNTPILCLFKKDSERKLSAMVSGNRYNVIEYIEPHDIEPAVARFIGTNISH; encoded by the coding sequence ATGATTTACGATAGCGATGTCATGATAGCCGAAGTCACAAATCCATCGCTTGGAGTAGGCTATGAACTTGCGTATGCCGAAAAACTCAATACACCGATTCTATGTTTGTTTAAAAAAGACAGTGAACGCAAACTATCTGCCATGGTATCTGGTAATCGCTACAATGTTATAGAGTATATAGAGCCACACGACATCGAGCCGGCTGTCGCACGGTTTATCGGCACAAACATATCACACTAG
- a CDS encoding inosine/xanthosine triphosphatase, which translates to MKIIVASKNPVKINAVRLGFEQMFPNEHVVDVEGVSVPSGVRDQPLTFDETLTGARNRVDNAQTEYPDADYWVGLEGGVDLHGSDMAVSGWVVARDRDGLEGKSMTNTVYLPPKVAELVAGGMELGEADDIVFGTTNSKQSNGAVGILTGDVLKREEGFMMGVVGALIPHRNSELY; encoded by the coding sequence ATGAAGATAATCGTTGCGTCCAAAAATCCTGTCAAAATAAATGCTGTCCGCCTTGGGTTTGAACAGATGTTTCCAAACGAACATGTAGTTGATGTCGAAGGTGTTTCTGTGCCATCTGGCGTACGTGATCAGCCACTGACTTTTGACGAGACACTCACGGGTGCACGAAATAGAGTAGACAATGCGCAGACTGAGTATCCAGATGCGGACTACTGGGTAGGGCTTGAGGGCGGCGTAGACTTGCACGGAAGCGACATGGCCGTAAGCGGTTGGGTGGTGGCTCGTGACCGCGATGGGCTTGAAGGAAAATCGATGACAAATACCGTGTACCTGCCACCAAAAGTTGCCGAACTTGTGGCTGGTGGTATGGAGTTGGGCGAGGCGGATGATATTGTGTTTGGCACAACCAATTCTAAGCAGTCAAATGGTGCTGTCGGTATATTGACCGGTGACGTTCTGAAGCGCGAAGAAGGCTTCATGATGGGTGTGGTCGGCGCGTTGATACCACACAGAAATTCCGAGCTATACTAG
- a CDS encoding NUDIX hydrolase, whose amino-acid sequence MFEQTITHHIQKHILSVLLHQKTVRFRDLRPPRTDTNLFSYHLKLLQQHKFVEKIEGGYTLSPLGLSYVDRVNADKLFVRRQPKMITMLLIQDGYGHVLLQRRTKQPYIDTWTLPYGKVHIDDESVLAGARREAYEKLDLKSTAPRHVGDAYIRVKTQDELLSSTLVHVCRFELDEYEESADIKWCAPLKLSDYDLAPAVEQIVTRSFFGDDFFFGEYDVEL is encoded by the coding sequence ATGTTTGAGCAAACAATTACGCATCATATCCAAAAACACATCTTGTCGGTATTGTTGCATCAGAAAACTGTACGGTTTCGTGATCTTCGACCACCACGTACTGACACGAATCTTTTTAGCTATCACCTCAAGCTGTTGCAGCAACATAAGTTTGTCGAAAAGATAGAGGGTGGGTACACTCTTTCGCCGCTGGGACTGAGCTATGTCGACCGGGTCAACGCGGACAAATTATTCGTTCGTCGCCAGCCGAAGATGATCACTATGCTCCTCATACAAGATGGCTACGGTCATGTACTGCTACAGAGACGCACTAAGCAGCCGTATATCGATACATGGACATTGCCATACGGTAAGGTCCATATCGATGATGAATCGGTACTGGCTGGAGCACGACGCGAAGCGTACGAAAAATTAGACCTTAAATCTACCGCGCCAAGACATGTCGGCGACGCATATATTCGTGTCAAAACTCAGGACGAGTTACTATCGTCGACTCTGGTGCATGTCTGCCGGTTCGAACTTGACGAATACGAAGAATCAGCAGATATCAAATGGTGCGCGCCACTCAAACTGTCCGACTACGACCTTGCTCCTGCGGTCGAGCAAATCGTGACGCGTAGTTTTTTCGGAGATGATTTTTTCTTTGGCGAGTACGATGTCGAACTATAA
- a CDS encoding uridine kinase family protein produces MSEKIHTQDSFDQIYNETEKVYVPRTPELLDKFRSIAPKRILQPYLSDTTEPYSLRLRSTTKSGTKKYDATLKTAGQITAAGKSRSEFTGGLSDERFNYYTAGDLPTVRKTRVSPMESIDIDFFDDGDTWVESENPEAWTRFLDHHRFDTDDFVDMTGHAPDNELRAHVLYRREHGGRNAFATYRPFDTDIALDAILPYAKSRIQLSRGRLPVVRITGRSGSGKSHHLSVLREELKSHDVDSYVISIDDYNIGMKKLLATNNGEYPRDFDLQNVYDIEQARTDLQELLAGRAIRQYAFDWRTSEPRYLRTVDAPGDGTVLFLEGIWARHDAFERADITLDIDTPLATSLGQRITRDMRERAEFAEPEKSMHYYLEHAEPAYRAG; encoded by the coding sequence ATGTCAGAAAAAATCCATACTCAAGATAGTTTTGACCAAATATACAACGAAACTGAAAAAGTCTATGTGCCGCGCACGCCAGAGCTACTAGACAAGTTTCGCAGCATCGCACCGAAACGTATTTTGCAGCCGTATCTCAGTGACACTACCGAACCTTACAGCTTGCGACTTCGTAGCACCACAAAATCCGGCACGAAAAAATACGATGCCACGCTCAAAACAGCTGGTCAGATAACAGCTGCAGGCAAAAGCCGTAGCGAATTCACTGGAGGTCTCAGCGATGAGCGATTTAACTACTATACTGCAGGCGATTTGCCGACCGTTCGCAAAACCCGTGTCTCACCTATGGAGTCAATCGACATCGACTTTTTCGATGATGGCGACACATGGGTAGAGAGCGAAAATCCCGAAGCATGGACGCGTTTTCTCGACCATCACCGGTTCGACACCGATGACTTCGTAGATATGACAGGTCATGCTCCGGACAACGAGCTACGTGCACATGTACTCTATCGGCGCGAGCATGGCGGACGAAACGCGTTCGCGACGTATCGCCCGTTTGATACCGACATAGCACTCGACGCCATCTTGCCATATGCAAAAAGCCGTATACAGTTATCACGCGGTAGACTACCGGTCGTACGCATCACTGGACGATCGGGCTCTGGCAAATCCCACCATCTCTCAGTGTTACGCGAAGAACTCAAATCACATGACGTTGACTCATACGTTATCTCGATAGATGACTACAATATCGGAATGAAAAAACTCCTGGCCACAAATAACGGTGAGTATCCGAGAGATTTTGACCTACAAAACGTATACGACATCGAGCAAGCTCGTACCGACCTGCAGGAGTTGCTTGCAGGCCGTGCCATACGTCAGTATGCGTTCGACTGGCGCACAAGTGAACCACGGTATCTTCGTACCGTCGATGCGCCAGGTGATGGCACAGTATTATTTCTCGAAGGCATCTGGGCCAGGCACGATGCATTTGAGCGAGCAGATATTACGCTCGACATCGACACACCGCTCGCCACATCACTTGGTCAGCGTATTACACGCGATATGCGCGAGCGCGCCGAGTTTGCCGAGCCAGAGAAGAGTATGCACTACTACCTTGAACACGCCGAGCCGGCCTACCGAGCCGGCTAG
- a CDS encoding NUDIX domain-containing protein, producing MGHIHDKPGQIDQTVSAYVLRRDGDEVYIMLHNHKKLHKLLPVGGHVELDETPWSAMAHELTEESGYSVEELKILQPVVRIEKLDKVALHPQPFVVQTHNVVPGHYHTDMGYIFIAETHPRGRVADGESEDIRWFTRDGIVRIAEDDIWRDTRQMCLEIFDKFLANWQPLPATDFDCTWPRSS from the coding sequence ATGGGACATATTCATGACAAGCCTGGTCAGATCGACCAGACGGTCTCAGCGTACGTACTGCGCCGAGATGGAGACGAAGTATATATCATGCTTCACAATCACAAAAAACTACATAAACTATTGCCTGTGGGTGGTCACGTCGAACTCGACGAAACACCTTGGTCGGCAATGGCACATGAACTGACAGAAGAGTCGGGATATTCTGTAGAGGAACTCAAGATACTTCAGCCAGTGGTGAGGATAGAGAAACTCGACAAAGTTGCGCTGCATCCGCAGCCATTCGTCGTACAGACACACAACGTGGTGCCCGGGCATTACCATACAGATATGGGATATATTTTCATCGCCGAAACGCATCCGCGCGGGCGAGTTGCCGATGGCGAGTCCGAAGACATTCGCTGGTTCACGAGAGATGGAATTGTGCGGATTGCTGAGGACGATATATGGCGTGATACGCGTCAGATGTGCTTGGAGATTTTTGACAAATTCTTGGCCAACTGGCAACCATTGCCCGCCACCGACTTTGACTGTACTTGGCCACGCTCCAGCTAG
- the trmB gene encoding tRNA (guanosine(46)-N7)-methyltransferase TrmB: MLDPNDFIISRKRKKYRFAKFANSPLCYEFDEWAKQAIDVVEVGAGNGLFSVELAARYPERQFVALDVKGDRLQHGAYQAAERGLTNVRFVRARADQLLELFEAGSLALIWVTFPDPFPRKRSAGRRLTNPTFLTKYRELLAPRGMLHLKHDNRDFFHWSLEQLVSDGWHIEELSFDLHESELSNDYKILTTYEQRWLSEGLVTNFVKACPYR, from the coding sequence ATGCTCGATCCCAACGACTTTATTATCTCGCGCAAGCGCAAAAAATATCGCTTTGCTAAATTTGCGAATTCACCGCTGTGCTATGAGTTCGACGAATGGGCCAAGCAAGCAATAGATGTGGTAGAGGTGGGTGCAGGTAACGGCTTGTTTAGTGTAGAGTTGGCAGCGCGCTATCCTGAACGGCAGTTTGTAGCGCTCGATGTCAAAGGTGACCGTTTGCAACATGGCGCATACCAGGCAGCGGAGCGAGGGCTTACAAATGTGCGGTTTGTACGAGCACGTGCAGATCAGCTTCTCGAACTGTTTGAGGCCGGTTCACTTGCTTTGATATGGGTTACTTTCCCTGACCCGTTTCCGCGCAAGCGCTCGGCAGGGCGGCGTCTGACAAACCCGACATTTCTTACCAAATACCGTGAGCTATTGGCACCTAGGGGTATGCTACATCTCAAACATGACAATCGCGACTTTTTCCACTGGAGTCTGGAGCAATTAGTGTCCGACGGCTGGCATATCGAAGAACTGAGCTTTGACCTACATGAGTCGGAACTATCCAATGACTACAAAATTCTCACCACCTACGAGCAGCGCTGGCTGAGCGAAGGATTGGTGACGAATTTCGTAAAAGCCTGCCCGTATAGGTAG
- a CDS encoding A/G-specific adenine glycosylase, whose product MTDREFTQLLHELSGELYRDMPWRRDTRGYYVLVSEIMLQQTQVDRVVPKFEAFVARFPDFETLARAPLADVLTLWSGLGYNRRAKFLHEAARAIVDYHGGVLPATHDELVTLPGVGRNTAGALLAYVYNQPVLYVETNVRTVYLHHFFADRRDVTDSSILERLEATLWRDHPREFYWALMDYGSWLKRSGVRNVSASKHYRKQSPLAGSVREVRGAIVRQLTGGEISLGELRACVDPGDGRFDSAYGQLIAERLIEQYDDQVRLTN is encoded by the coding sequence GTGACGGACCGAGAATTTACCCAGCTACTTCATGAGCTAAGCGGTGAGCTCTATCGTGATATGCCCTGGCGCCGCGACACCCGCGGCTATTATGTGCTAGTAAGTGAGATTATGCTGCAGCAGACGCAGGTCGACCGCGTGGTGCCGAAGTTTGAGGCGTTTGTGGCGCGTTTTCCCGATTTTGAGACACTTGCACGGGCACCACTCGCAGATGTGCTCACACTATGGAGTGGCTTAGGCTACAATCGGCGCGCCAAATTCCTCCATGAAGCTGCCAGGGCTATAGTGGACTACCATGGCGGTGTACTGCCTGCGACGCACGACGAACTGGTGACGCTGCCTGGTGTAGGGAGAAATACTGCTGGCGCCTTGCTTGCGTACGTATATAACCAGCCGGTGCTTTACGTCGAGACAAACGTACGCACTGTTTACTTGCATCACTTCTTTGCTGATCGCCGCGATGTGACAGACTCGAGTATACTCGAGCGACTTGAAGCCACGCTTTGGCGTGACCACCCTAGAGAATTCTACTGGGCACTCATGGATTACGGTTCGTGGCTCAAGCGTTCAGGTGTACGCAATGTCTCGGCGAGTAAACATTATCGCAAGCAGTCACCACTGGCAGGCAGTGTCCGCGAAGTGCGAGGCGCCATAGTACGACAGCTGACAGGTGGTGAGATATCACTCGGCGAGTTACGGGCATGTGTAGATCCTGGCGATGGGCGATTCGACTCTGCCTACGGTCAGCTTATCGCCGAACGACTTATCGAACAGTACGATGACCAAGTACGTTTGACTAACTAG
- a CDS encoding YtxH domain-containing protein: protein MKKLLGMAAAAAAGYVAGVLFAPKSGEETRKDLKAKKDELVDKAAVKKEQAKEVYEESSETVKKGAADISDEASDFSKKASTSASRIGKEAKSIGTQAKRSLGRAADTATKTGKDVGESVNKLR from the coding sequence ATGAAAAAACTACTAGGTATGGCAGCAGCGGCAGCAGCAGGATATGTGGCTGGTGTCCTCTTTGCTCCCAAAAGTGGTGAAGAAACCCGCAAAGATCTAAAAGCGAAGAAGGATGAGCTGGTGGACAAAGCGGCTGTCAAAAAAGAGCAGGCCAAAGAAGTCTACGAAGAAAGCTCAGAAACAGTCAAAAAAGGCGCTGCAGATATTTCGGACGAAGCGAGTGATTTCAGCAAAAAAGCCAGTACGAGTGCATCGCGCATCGGCAAAGAAGCGAAAAGTATTGGCACTCAAGCGAAACGTAGCCTAGGACGTGCAGCTGACACTGCCACAAAAACAGGCAAAGATGTCGGCGAAAGCGTCAACAAGCTTCGTTAG
- a CDS encoding cation diffusion facilitator family transporter, whose amino-acid sequence MATLSDVRVVATSALVSVSDVVLNLIVALLTGSTIMLSQALQGLSDLVTGGLLYVGVRRSRRAADARFQFGYGREIFFWVLIASIIMFAGTGTMSLYFGYQQVMYPSAVEYVWVAFAMLLFGLCTNGYAFSLSLRRLHQEGEDQGEHWWRHLVNSSLIETKATFAIDFLGTSAAIMGLVALGVYQFTGLAQFDGVGSILIGLTMMVAAVMLVRDIHDLIVGRGVDVKTLAALKREALAVKGVNAVLDLLTMYVGSSKLFVVMELHLADNFTTDEVERIVDTVKQRIHKKIPLVHHIQIEVETPDEELAQRLKNTRE is encoded by the coding sequence ATGGCTACACTCTCTGACGTACGGGTAGTTGCGACATCGGCATTGGTGAGCGTATCCGACGTGGTGCTCAATCTTATCGTGGCGTTGCTCACGGGTTCGACGATCATGCTGTCGCAGGCCCTGCAAGGACTGAGCGATCTTGTGACAGGAGGCTTGCTCTATGTAGGTGTCAGGCGCTCTAGGCGTGCGGCCGATGCACGGTTTCAGTTTGGCTATGGCCGCGAAATCTTTTTTTGGGTGTTGATCGCAAGTATCATCATGTTTGCTGGTACGGGCACGATGTCTCTCTATTTCGGCTATCAGCAAGTGATGTACCCATCGGCTGTGGAGTATGTGTGGGTGGCGTTTGCCATGTTACTTTTTGGTTTGTGTACCAATGGCTATGCCTTTTCACTCAGCCTGCGGCGACTGCACCAGGAGGGGGAAGACCAAGGTGAACACTGGTGGCGCCACCTCGTTAATTCAAGTCTGATTGAGACCAAGGCGACGTTTGCGATCGACTTCCTCGGTACGTCTGCGGCGATAATGGGACTGGTGGCGCTCGGTGTCTACCAGTTTACTGGGCTGGCGCAGTTCGACGGAGTGGGGAGTATCTTGATTGGCCTCACTATGATGGTGGCAGCAGTTATGTTGGTGCGCGACATTCACGATCTAATCGTGGGGCGAGGGGTTGATGTCAAGACGCTCGCAGCACTCAAGCGTGAAGCATTGGCTGTCAAAGGAGTCAACGCGGTGCTCGATCTGCTTACGATGTATGTGGGCTCGTCTAAGCTTTTCGTCGTGATGGAGTTGCATTTGGCAGATAATTTTACCACCGACGAAGTTGAGAGAATTGTCGATACGGTCAAGCAACGCATTCACAAGAAGATTCCACTCGTGCACCATATCCAGATAGAGGTAGAGACGCCCGACGAAGAGCTTGCGCAGCGTCTCAAAAACACCAGAGAGTAA
- a CDS encoding endonuclease/exonuclease/phosphatase family protein: MKLLQLNTWSLHLAPAIVQLLDREDPDILCLQEVVSTESGRKMLGSIQEVLAAHEFEYYYFSPLVRFTYMHHAAERGNMILSKYPITFAHEFWTAGELQTDFTKDISYDAARNVVHAQVETPAGLLHVLTTHGYHIREHKQGDEHTLAACKRMGEYIDTLEGPVVLTGDFNLIPESESMQVLNAKLRNLTLEHKVKTTRNHLTTKTEPCDYILTRDLKAKRFAVLDDIVSDHLALMLEFDDLSATID; the protein is encoded by the coding sequence GTGAAACTCCTCCAACTCAACACCTGGTCCCTGCATTTGGCACCTGCTATCGTGCAGCTCCTCGACCGCGAAGATCCAGATATCCTGTGTCTGCAGGAAGTGGTGAGTACTGAGTCTGGGCGCAAAATGCTCGGCAGTATTCAGGAAGTCTTGGCGGCACATGAGTTCGAATACTATTATTTCAGTCCGCTAGTGCGGTTCACCTACATGCACCATGCGGCCGAGCGGGGCAATATGATTTTGTCTAAATATCCGATTACGTTTGCGCACGAATTCTGGACAGCGGGCGAGTTGCAGACCGACTTCACCAAAGATATTTCGTACGATGCTGCGCGCAACGTGGTGCATGCACAGGTCGAAACACCAGCTGGACTGCTGCATGTCCTGACAACGCACGGCTATCATATTCGCGAACACAAACAGGGCGACGAGCACACGCTCGCTGCCTGTAAACGGATGGGCGAATATATCGACACCCTCGAAGGCCCAGTAGTGCTTACGGGCGATTTCAATCTCATACCGGAGAGTGAATCGATGCAGGTACTCAACGCCAAGCTACGTAATCTTACCCTCGAACACAAGGTAAAGACGACTCGTAATCACCTCACTACTAAGACCGAACCGTGCGACTACATCCTGACACGCGATCTCAAAGCAAAAAGATTCGCAGTACTTGATGACATAGTATCTGATCATCTGGCACTCATGCTCGAATTTGACGATCTGTCTGCTACAATAGATTAA